The Candidatus Zixiibacteriota bacterium genome window below encodes:
- a CDS encoding CPBP family intramembrane metalloprotease, with translation MNDNKQNEKIITSANPTRSLIIIPIGVAIFIAANLLARIPLGIHKVLTIQLSLLVLSLLLIAVFSKGKFAEYGFRWPREFMAKHWMPAGLAALALGIISTLTIAFSGAGGLPLTKQLSIPQIIFYTWFVASICEEVFTRGLIQGHLAPYNDKNIKVPFGTINLPTLISALMFGSMHIVVAFSGADIATIIIIIFFTFFLGLLAGHVRARSQSLLPAVIIHFLGNFGGIFGGIIYAVLTFLITGHPPKMP, from the coding sequence ATGAATGATAACAAGCAAAACGAAAAGATAATAACTTCAGCAAACCCTACACGATCTCTAATAATAATACCCATTGGCGTTGCTATTTTCATTGCTGCCAATCTGCTTGCCAGGATCCCGCTCGGGATACACAAAGTCCTCACGATTCAATTATCCCTTCTTGTGCTCTCGCTTCTTTTAATCGCCGTTTTCAGCAAGGGGAAATTCGCCGAATATGGTTTCCGATGGCCCAGAGAATTCATGGCGAAACACTGGATGCCGGCAGGACTCGCCGCCCTGGCGCTCGGCATTATCTCCACCCTGACCATCGCTTTTTCCGGCGCCGGTGGTTTGCCCCTGACCAAACAGCTTTCCATCCCGCAGATCATATTCTATACCTGGTTTGTCGCCAGCATCTGTGAGGAGGTCTTCACCCGCGGTTTAATACAAGGGCATCTCGCGCCTTACAATGACAAAAATATCAAAGTGCCATTCGGAACCATAAATCTCCCGACTTTGATCAGCGCCTTAATGTTCGGCTCCATGCATATCGTAGTGGCTTTCTCCGGGGCCGATATAGCAACTATTATTATCATAATTTTCTTTACTTTTTTTCTCGGTCTTCTGGCCGGCCATGTACGGGCGCGTTCTCAAAGTCTCTTACCGGCCGTTATTATTCACTTCCTTGGCAATTTCGGAGGCATCTTCGGGGGAATAATATACGCTGTTCTGACATTTCTGATAACCGGCCATCCCCCCAAAATGCCATAA
- a CDS encoding DUF4097 family beta strand repeat-containing protein — protein sequence MRNPIKAAFCALCAFAFISVATSAHDHFNIEKTFEAKSLVEIKTVSGDCIVKKGLTDKIEVAVSASYDPEDSFEPEFSEKGNRLVVEEIIHGSNSGSATWTIIVPEKTDISFSSASGDLEVSGLNNDISVSTASGDILISNGKGELDIATASGSVDISNCSGQISVSLASGNIVASRLSGNVKLATASGDIEVREMEGRLKVGSASGSIFGTDIKVTQRCSFGAASGDVEVKLAASPSAELNISSASGKAVLNYNGNPISGYFEFTAQVNHGRIKAPFKFDREEEFHRNGEEYVTKSCTKGADSPEIFIGTASGVAILEE from the coding sequence ATGAGAAATCCAATTAAAGCAGCCTTCTGCGCTCTCTGCGCCTTTGCCTTTATTTCCGTGGCAACTTCCGCCCATGACCACTTCAATATAGAAAAGACCTTTGAGGCAAAATCTCTGGTCGAAATCAAAACCGTCAGCGGTGACTGCATCGTGAAAAAAGGACTGACCGACAAAATTGAGGTCGCCGTCAGCGCCTCCTATGATCCCGAGGACTCGTTTGAGCCGGAATTTTCCGAGAAGGGGAACAGGTTGGTCGTTGAGGAGATCATTCATGGCTCCAACAGCGGAAGCGCCACCTGGACCATAATTGTCCCCGAAAAAACCGACATCAGTTTCTCCTCCGCTTCCGGGGATCTCGAAGTCTCGGGACTGAACAACGATATCTCCGTTAGTACTGCCTCGGGTGATATCCTGATCTCCAACGGCAAAGGAGAATTGGATATTGCCACGGCCAGCGGCTCGGTGGATATTAGCAATTGCTCCGGGCAAATAAGTGTCAGTCTGGCGAGTGGCAACATCGTCGCTTCCCGGCTGAGCGGGAATGTCAAACTGGCGACCGCTTCAGGGGATATCGAGGTACGTGAGATGGAGGGGCGCCTCAAAGTCGGGAGCGCCAGCGGCTCGATATTCGGAACCGATATCAAGGTCACCCAAAGGTGCTCTTTCGGCGCCGCTTCCGGCGATGTCGAGGTGAAACTGGCCGCGAGTCCGTCGGCGGAGTTGAATATATCCTCGGCTTCCGGAAAGGCTGTCCTCAACTATAACGGAAATCCTATCTCCGGTTATTTTGAATTTACCGCCCAGGTTAATCATGGGCGGATAAAAGCCCCGTTCAAATTCGACAGGGAAGAGGAATTCCATCGCAATGGAGAGGAATATGTAACCAAATCCTGCACGAAAGGGGCCGATTCCCCGGAGATATTTATCGGAACCGCCTCGGGAGTAGCCATCCTCGAGGAATAG
- a CDS encoding protein DA1: MRCREALVAAFLIAISCCGAFASDQIRCAYCRKDITEGSYLTIDGKYYHPEHFLCAGCGNPIGQAAYFVENGQYYDSVCHVELFAPLCAYCGKPIDGIYVTYENARYHDTCYREHVALRCSLCGELIQGEYIIDDWGNSYHKFHQGTAPQCDYCLRFISDSLSMGGTTYPDGRRICGICLQYAVMDESAAKEIMSQIKAVLWDKGIEIEEENIPLLLVDKDKMAKINGLNKTDVTGYTFYERSTGTRIPVTTRKYKIYMLAGLPRSVYIQGIAHELMHVWLYRNASLEMDDTLREGSCNYASYLVLQRYEGKEMEYLIRNMIKDPDRIYGEGFRRVKAWVEQKSVSEWLDYLKHNNLMPQ, from the coding sequence ATGCGATGTCGCGAAGCATTAGTTGCGGCTTTTCTGATAGCCATATCCTGTTGCGGAGCTTTCGCCTCCGACCAGATACGTTGTGCCTATTGCCGAAAGGATATAACCGAGGGATCATACCTCACGATAGACGGCAAATATTATCATCCTGAGCACTTCCTCTGTGCCGGATGCGGCAACCCGATTGGACAAGCGGCATATTTTGTAGAAAACGGTCAGTATTATGACAGTGTCTGCCATGTCGAACTCTTTGCCCCTCTGTGCGCTTACTGTGGCAAGCCAATCGACGGGATTTACGTCACCTATGAGAATGCGAGATATCATGATACATGTTATCGCGAACATGTGGCTCTTCGTTGCAGTCTCTGCGGAGAATTGATTCAGGGAGAATATATTATCGACGATTGGGGCAACAGCTATCATAAATTCCATCAGGGGACTGCTCCCCAGTGTGATTACTGTCTCCGGTTTATTTCCGATTCCCTTTCCATGGGGGGTACGACTTATCCTGACGGCCGCAGGATATGCGGTATTTGCCTGCAATATGCTGTCATGGACGAGTCGGCGGCGAAAGAAATCATGTCACAGATTAAAGCGGTTTTATGGGATAAAGGGATCGAGATTGAAGAGGAAAATATCCCGTTGCTTCTGGTGGATAAAGACAAAATGGCCAAAATTAATGGCCTGAACAAGACTGATGTCACCGGTTATACTTTCTATGAGCGGTCGACCGGCACTCGAATACCAGTGACCACTCGAAAATATAAAATCTATATGCTCGCCGGATTGCCAAGGAGCGTCTATATTCAGGGGATCGCGCATGAGTTGATGCATGTTTGGCTGTATCGAAATGCATCATTGGAAATGGATGACACTTTGCGGGAGGGAAGCTGCAATTATGCCTCCTATCTTGTCCTTCAGCGATATGAGGGGAAAGAAATGGAATACCTGATAAGAAATATGATAAAGGATCCTGACAGAATATATGGTGAGGGTTTCCGCCGGGTAAAGGCCTGGGTCGAGCAGAAAAGTGTTTCCGAATGGCTTGATTATCTTAAACATAACAATCTAATGCCTCAATAA
- a CDS encoding YceI family protein, whose protein sequence is MMFSRKVLITSAVFFIMAATAMAADTYKIDPVHSYIGFAVRHLVISNVKGNFTDFSGTIIYDSVDLAKSSVDVTIKAAGINTDNPDRDKHLKGTDFFDVEKFPNITFKSDRIEKKGERFVAIGKLIMHGVTKEVSITFDFLGTVKDPWGNFRIGIEGSTSVNRRDYGISWNKALDSGGLVVGDEVKIDLSVEAVKQQ, encoded by the coding sequence ATGATGTTTTCCAGAAAGGTTTTAATCACATCGGCGGTTTTTTTTATAATGGCTGCGACGGCCATGGCCGCCGACACCTATAAAATTGATCCCGTGCATTCGTATATCGGTTTTGCTGTCAGGCATTTGGTAATCAGTAATGTCAAAGGTAATTTTACCGATTTCTCGGGAACGATAATTTATGATTCTGTCGACCTGGCCAAGTCGTCGGTCGATGTCACTATTAAGGCGGCCGGCATAAATACCGACAATCCCGACCGCGACAAGCACTTGAAAGGCACGGATTTCTTCGACGTTGAGAAATTTCCCAATATCACTTTCAAAAGCGACCGCATTGAAAAGAAGGGCGAAAGATTCGTGGCGATAGGCAAGCTGATTATGCACGGGGTAACGAAGGAAGTTTCGATTACATTTGATTTTCTGGGAACCGTCAAGGATCCCTGGGGAAATTTTCGCATAGGAATCGAGGGCTCGACATCAGTAAACCGTCGGGATTATGGTATCTCCTGGAATAAGGCTCTGGATAGCGGCGGCTTGGTGGTGGGAGACGAAGTAAAAATCGACCTGAGTGTGGAAGCGGTCAAGCAGCAATAA
- a CDS encoding CDGSH iron-sulfur domain-containing protein, producing the protein MSEPKIAARIPIPLELEHGTYYWCRCGHSKNQPFCDGSHKQLPGFTPLEFKIAEKKKRSYCQCKRSGNAPYCDGTHKALPE; encoded by the coding sequence GTGAGTGAGCCCAAGATTGCTGCCCGTATCCCGATTCCTTTGGAATTAGAACATGGTACCTATTACTGGTGCCGTTGCGGTCATTCAAAGAACCAGCCTTTTTGTGACGGCTCTCACAAGCAGTTACCCGGATTTACGCCGCTCGAATTCAAAATCGCCGAGAAGAAGAAAAGGTCCTATTGCCAGTGTAAGCGAAGCGGCAACGCCCCTTACTGTGATGGAACACATAAGGCTTTGCCGGAGTAA
- a CDS encoding HmuY family protein produces the protein MKRILSLLILAALFLQCAPPAEKGKVREEEKQITISIPCSPTGLAIKPGNKKLLLKWFTNCAETVLLSGYNIYLLREPLEKKYFYVNPPSDIGPFNATPYPGDTDPNDSFETMEIDGLENGVEYFVSVRSVFPDGNVSASSNEVGVICRPEGEFVLAFRYANLNDGFSFARGISARADASANDIYFFDKDGYDFIASPDRLNGFLRKSGIFSLGKTKDIYQYPQFQIDVEPVEKMPVRTGESYLIKTADGNYAKIRIENISGENKNRKLKIRYIYQNIRNLIRF, from the coding sequence ATGAAAAGAATCCTGTCCCTGCTTATACTTGCTGCTCTTTTTTTGCAGTGTGCCCCTCCGGCCGAGAAGGGTAAAGTCCGGGAAGAGGAAAAACAGATTACAATTAGTATCCCCTGCAGTCCTACGGGGCTGGCTATCAAACCCGGCAATAAAAAACTCTTGCTCAAATGGTTTACAAATTGCGCCGAGACGGTCCTGCTCTCAGGGTATAATATCTATCTCTTGCGCGAGCCGCTGGAAAAAAAATACTTCTATGTCAATCCGCCGTCGGATATAGGACCATTCAATGCAACTCCCTATCCCGGCGATACCGACCCGAATGACAGTTTCGAGACCATGGAAATCGACGGCCTTGAAAACGGGGTGGAATATTTTGTCTCGGTGAGGTCGGTGTTTCCCGATGGAAATGTTTCTGCCTCGTCCAATGAAGTAGGCGTTATTTGCCGCCCTGAAGGAGAATTCGTGCTGGCCTTTCGGTATGCCAATCTTAACGATGGTTTTTCTTTCGCCCGAGGAATTTCGGCCAGGGCCGATGCGAGCGCCAATGATATCTACTTCTTCGATAAGGACGGCTATGACTTTATCGCCTCTCCCGACCGTTTGAATGGTTTTTTGCGCAAATCGGGAATTTTCTCTCTGGGGAAAACTAAAGATATATATCAGTACCCGCAATTTCAGATCGATGTTGAACCAGTGGAAAAAATGCCTGTCAGAACCGGTGAAAGCTACCTGATCAAAACAGCCGACGGCAATTATGCCAAAATCCGAATTGAAAATATTTCCGGCGAAAATAAGAACCGGAAGCTGAAGATCAGATATATCTATCAGAATATAAGAAATCTGATCAGATTCTGA
- a CDS encoding M24 family metallopeptidase — MDLVKAKIEQAIEILDELDIDLWIIFCRESDMMADPTLPLVVGHNIVWQSAFFFTRKGETIYVQDCGKEIQKIIKKINPRSIALNFSRDNDAADGITHGMFLLLSEYLKGTIYPKRFVSSEEFMSLLRGRKTKEEINLISSAAFLAADCWNKSLKEIKAGMTEKEIAGIIDTNIAKLGAVNSFETIVNAGAKTSPGHGHPTEAILEPGDLLHIDFGARLEGYCSDIQRLAYVRKKNEMTPPAKLGAAFNKVRDVIDATSLLYRPGAKGYRIDAVARKMLKENGYVEYQHALGHQIGRSVHDGAAIIGPRWKRYGDTPMIPLEEGNVFTVELGIELAGIGYVGLEEDLAVTREGGKFLCPRQTELIVL; from the coding sequence ATGGATTTGGTAAAAGCCAAAATAGAGCAGGCCATCGAGATTCTTGATGAACTGGATATTGATTTGTGGATCATATTCTGCCGCGAATCGGACATGATGGCCGACCCGACCCTGCCGCTGGTGGTAGGCCATAATATTGTCTGGCAGTCGGCCTTTTTCTTCACCCGCAAGGGGGAAACGATATATGTTCAGGACTGCGGCAAGGAAATTCAGAAAATCATAAAGAAAATCAATCCCCGAAGTATCGCGCTCAATTTCTCGCGTGACAATGATGCCGCCGATGGTATCACACACGGGATGTTTCTTCTGCTGAGTGAATATTTGAAAGGGACTATCTACCCCAAACGATTTGTCTCGTCGGAAGAATTTATGTCGCTTCTCCGCGGCAGGAAGACCAAAGAGGAAATCAACCTGATATCATCGGCAGCCTTTCTGGCCGCCGACTGCTGGAATAAATCATTGAAGGAGATTAAGGCCGGGATGACCGAAAAGGAGATTGCCGGAATCATTGATACCAATATTGCCAAATTGGGCGCGGTCAACTCCTTCGAGACGATTGTCAACGCCGGGGCTAAGACCAGTCCCGGACATGGCCACCCCACCGAGGCGATTTTGGAACCGGGAGATCTGCTCCATATAGATTTCGGCGCCAGACTGGAGGGATATTGCTCTGACATTCAAAGGCTGGCCTATGTGAGAAAGAAAAACGAGATGACTCCGCCCGCGAAATTGGGGGCGGCTTTTAATAAAGTTCGCGACGTAATTGACGCGACATCCCTGCTCTACAGGCCGGGCGCCAAAGGCTACCGGATTGATGCGGTGGCCAGGAAGATGCTTAAAGAGAACGGTTACGTGGAATATCAGCACGCACTGGGGCATCAGATCGGACGGTCGGTTCATGATGGCGCCGCCATCATCGGTCCCAGATGGAAAAGATACGGTGACACCCCGATGATTCCACTGGAAGAAGGGAATGTTTTTACGGTGGAGCTGGGAATAGAACTGGCGGGGATCGGGTATGTCGGTCTGGAGGAGGATCTGGCGGTTACCAGAGAGGGGGGCAAGTTTCTCTGCCCGCGACAGACCGAATTGATCGTTCTATGA
- a CDS encoding DNA recombination protein RmuC, which translates to MSIFIAVAVMVIVIPVTVYVVVRIFSRRIESDVLVKIQDSFSRASLEALSQNTDQFLKLAKERLSKETQTNTQELAAKKELIDSTLQQMKAEMEKVGNLIAAFEKDRDQKFGALSKGLQTNSEQTARLQEVTGKLNTILSDSRQRGLWGQRIADDILRMVGMEEGINYISQKTLSSSSGRPDFTFILSNNKIINMDVKFPLDNFKRYLEETNEGVRQGYKNQFFKDARNMIKQVTSRDYINTDANTLDFAIVFIPLEQAYAFIMENDSTFMDDALKSRVILCSPWTLYAMLAIIRQSIDNFNLERSAHKILELMNSFYKQWDSYLKGMEKMGKKIEELQSEYLALVTTRRNQLEKPLQQIEQLARQRELSERELSGPTPNGTADSFKNNHSNNGM; encoded by the coding sequence ATGAGTATTTTTATCGCTGTTGCCGTTATGGTTATTGTCATCCCTGTCACTGTATATGTTGTGGTTAGAATTTTCTCCCGTCGCATAGAAAGTGATGTCCTGGTCAAGATTCAGGATTCGTTCAGCAGAGCCTCTCTGGAAGCTCTCTCGCAGAATACCGACCAGTTCCTGAAGCTGGCCAAGGAACGTCTTTCGAAGGAAACTCAGACCAATACTCAGGAGCTGGCGGCCAAGAAAGAGCTGATTGACAGTACCCTTCAGCAGATGAAAGCCGAAATGGAAAAAGTGGGGAATCTTATAGCGGCTTTTGAAAAAGACCGGGATCAAAAATTCGGCGCCCTCAGTAAGGGACTTCAAACCAATTCCGAGCAGACAGCCCGGCTTCAGGAAGTAACCGGCAAATTGAATACCATCCTCTCCGATTCACGGCAGCGTGGGCTCTGGGGCCAGCGGATTGCCGACGACATACTGCGAATGGTAGGAATGGAGGAAGGAATCAACTACATTTCACAGAAAACCCTGTCATCCTCCTCCGGCCGCCCCGATTTCACATTCATCCTGTCCAACAATAAGATAATCAACATGGATGTAAAATTCCCACTCGATAATTTTAAAAGGTATCTCGAGGAGACCAACGAAGGGGTGCGTCAGGGCTACAAGAATCAATTCTTCAAAGATGCTCGCAACATGATCAAGCAGGTGACCTCCCGGGATTATATTAATACCGATGCCAACACTCTCGATTTTGCGATTGTCTTCATTCCTCTGGAGCAGGCCTATGCGTTTATCATGGAGAACGATTCCACTTTTATGGATGATGCGCTGAAGTCGCGGGTGATACTCTGTTCCCCCTGGACGCTCTATGCCATGCTGGCCATAATACGGCAATCAATCGACAACTTCAACCTAGAGCGTTCCGCGCATAAGATACTGGAACTGATGAACAGTTTCTATAAGCAGTGGGACAGCTACCTGAAAGGTATGGAGAAGATGGGCAAGAAAATCGAGGAGTTGCAGAGCGAATACTTGGCTCTGGTCACCACCCGCCGCAATCAGCTGGAAAAGCCGCTGCAACAGATTGAGCAGCTTGCACGGCAGAGAGAGCTTTCGGAGCGCGAGCTTTCCGGCCCAACTCCGAATGGGACGGCAGATTCCTTCAAAAATAACCACTCCAATAATGGAATGTAA
- the murI gene encoding glutamate racemase, translated as MMMEDAIQNRPIGIFDSGVGGLTVVAEIIKLLPGENIVYFGDVGRTPYGGRSKEIITQFTRQDISFLLEHKVKYIVAACNSASAVALETVRHEFNTDILGVIEPGAKAAVNQTRNSRVGIIGTVATIGSDSYVRAIHGRNDKIKVFSLACPLFVPLVEEGYIEKEATELIARDYLKTLVDVDIDTLVLGCTHYPLLKKIIGKVVGPKVRLIDSAEETAREVAAVLSLKNLLRSGTEGAFLKFYVSDVPDRFSQLVGQFMGRHVNNITRVDITRY; from the coding sequence ATGATGATGGAAGATGCCATTCAGAATAGACCGATAGGGATTTTCGATTCGGGCGTAGGCGGACTGACGGTCGTGGCGGAGATAATCAAACTTCTCCCCGGCGAGAATATAGTCTATTTCGGAGATGTCGGCCGGACTCCATACGGCGGTCGTTCCAAAGAGATCATCACCCAATTTACCCGACAGGATATTAGTTTCCTTCTCGAGCATAAGGTAAAGTACATTGTGGCTGCTTGCAATTCGGCTTCGGCGGTCGCTTTGGAGACTGTTCGCCACGAATTTAACACTGATATTCTGGGTGTTATCGAGCCGGGCGCTAAGGCGGCGGTTAATCAAACCCGCAACAGTCGCGTGGGAATTATCGGGACGGTGGCGACGATCGGGTCGGACAGCTATGTAAGAGCGATTCACGGACGCAACGATAAAATCAAGGTCTTCTCTCTTGCCTGTCCCCTGTTTGTCCCGCTGGTAGAGGAAGGATACATTGAGAAGGAAGCGACCGAATTGATTGCCCGCGATTATCTCAAGACCCTTGTTGATGTTGATATTGACACCCTTGTTCTGGGATGCACCCACTATCCCTTACTGAAAAAGATTATCGGTAAAGTCGTTGGGCCGAAGGTGCGGTTGATTGATTCGGCTGAGGAAACCGCCCGCGAGGTGGCCGCCGTTCTTTCCTTGAAAAATCTACTTCGGTCCGGAACCGAGGGAGCATTCCTCAAATTTTATGTTTCCGATGTTCCGGATCGATTTTCGCAACTGGTGGGGCAGTTCATGGGACGCCATGTCAATAATATTACCCGAGTCGACATTACGAGGTACTAA
- a CDS encoding N-acetylmuramoyl-L-alanine amidase, translating into MRNMISNMLARMILIAVLFLTPCLMAQELSVQMPGGLEKIDYFLENNSIVYFSMSQMAGLLGERLSWEEVGLSILFVTDYHRMIFFPGSPYFRVDDSVKNLTYAAKLKDGQLYLPAQTFFPFLDNVRQEHIAWDSGRRSVKVNSERYNVTDIDLAPKANGLLIEIFLNEPKEYELFTSEGNWINVTIAGGKINQRQILSHKSSSLLLDLNAFQFENSAQISMRFKRDIGKYTHRLQSNPVRIQISLLDTSAAALAPGGPGPVGPDKLIDRVIIDPGHGGTDYGAIGPKSTREKEIVLDIARRLAKLIRKDKLFVAYMTRDKDINVSLKERADMANRSKGDIFVSIHANASIKRGVRGFQVFFLAPAKNDSARAAAQLENAPFLAEKRTRSEEGKDNLSYILSDMIQTEFQTESSDLAAMMEKELRRSVSETSNRGIDQAGFFVLNGVYMPSVLVETAFITNREDEKLLNNKEYREQMARSIYEGLKKLKAKYESR; encoded by the coding sequence ATGAGAAACATGATATCGAATATGCTTGCCCGGATGATTCTAATCGCAGTGCTCTTTCTGACACCTTGTCTGATGGCCCAGGAGTTGTCGGTTCAGATGCCCGGCGGACTGGAAAAAATAGACTACTTTCTGGAAAATAACAGTATCGTCTATTTTTCAATGTCGCAGATGGCCGGACTTCTGGGAGAGAGGCTCTCCTGGGAGGAGGTAGGCCTTTCGATATTATTTGTTACTGATTATCATCGGATGATTTTCTTTCCCGGCTCACCCTATTTCCGCGTGGATGATTCGGTTAAAAACCTGACCTATGCGGCGAAATTGAAAGACGGCCAGCTGTATCTTCCCGCCCAGACATTCTTTCCTTTCCTCGATAACGTTCGCCAGGAGCATATTGCCTGGGATTCCGGGCGGAGATCGGTAAAGGTTAATTCCGAGCGGTACAATGTCACTGATATCGACTTAGCTCCCAAGGCCAATGGCTTGCTGATCGAGATATTCCTCAACGAACCCAAGGAATATGAATTATTCACCTCCGAAGGAAACTGGATTAATGTTACGATTGCAGGCGGTAAGATTAATCAGCGGCAGATATTATCACATAAATCGAGTTCTCTTCTCCTTGATCTGAATGCATTTCAGTTTGAAAATTCGGCACAGATATCAATGCGATTCAAAAGGGATATCGGCAAATATACTCATCGTCTCCAATCCAATCCGGTCAGAATTCAGATTTCGCTGTTGGATACATCAGCCGCCGCTTTAGCGCCCGGAGGGCCGGGACCGGTCGGCCCGGATAAATTGATTGACCGGGTGATAATTGATCCCGGCCATGGCGGGACAGATTACGGTGCTATCGGACCCAAATCCACCAGGGAGAAGGAAATCGTTCTGGATATTGCACGGCGTTTGGCCAAGCTGATACGAAAAGACAAGCTTTTCGTAGCTTACATGACTCGAGACAAAGACATTAATGTCTCGCTGAAAGAGCGCGCCGACATGGCTAACAGATCCAAAGGGGACATATTTGTTTCCATTCATGCCAATGCCTCGATAAAGCGAGGGGTGCGTGGCTTCCAGGTTTTTTTCCTGGCGCCGGCCAAGAATGATTCGGCGCGGGCGGCGGCCCAGCTGGAAAATGCCCCGTTTCTGGCTGAAAAGAGGACTCGCTCCGAAGAAGGGAAAGATAATTTGAGCTACATTTTGAGCGATATGATACAGACGGAATTTCAGACCGAGTCATCCGATCTGGCGGCCATGATGGAAAAGGAGCTACGGCGTTCGGTATCGGAAACATCCAATCGGGGCATCGACCAGGCCGGTTTCTTTGTTCTCAACGGCGTTTATATGCCATCGGTACTGGTGGAGACCGCCTTTATCACCAATCGCGAGGACGAAAAACTGCTCAACAACAAAGAGTACCGGGAGCAGATGGCCAGGTCTATTTACGAGGGACTAAAAAAATTAAAAGCCAAATATGAGAGTAGATGA
- the smpB gene encoding SsrA-binding protein SmpB, with protein sequence MREKDPKEKNVVTNRKAFRDYEILEKREAGISLRGTEVKALREGKVNLSDSYASVEDGEVILFNLHISPYEQSGRDTHDPTRPRRLLLHKREIGRLYTATAEKGLTLIPLRIYFKGPYVKIELATARGRKMYDKRERTAKQEADRAIERAVRRRNK encoded by the coding sequence ATGCGGGAAAAAGATCCAAAAGAAAAGAATGTTGTCACCAATCGCAAAGCCTTTCGTGATTATGAAATTCTGGAGAAACGGGAAGCAGGTATCTCTCTGCGAGGCACCGAGGTGAAAGCTCTGCGGGAGGGGAAAGTGAATCTTTCAGACAGCTATGCCTCGGTCGAGGATGGCGAGGTGATTCTTTTCAATTTGCATATTTCTCCTTATGAGCAATCCGGTCGGGATACCCATGACCCGACCCGTCCGAGGCGGCTGCTTCTTCATAAAAGAGAGATTGGGCGCCTCTATACCGCTACTGCGGAAAAAGGACTTACACTTATACCGCTGAGAATTTATTTTAAAGGACCTTATGTGAAAATCGAACTGGCCACGGCACGGGGGCGTAAGATGTACGACAAGCGGGAAAGAACCGCCAAACAGGAGGCCGATAGGGCAATCGAAAGAGCCGTTCGTCGGAGAAATAAATGA
- a CDS encoding beta-ureidopropionase — MRVALYQNSPRFGQIRENVDIAIKTVEDFDFDILVFPELFASGYQFHDPDEAAGLADPAGEGYTFMALKELSFRKNSLIIYGFPEKKGERLYNSAAATLPDGIFYVYQKTHLFDTEKDIFSPGATGFFVFPFRQSKIGMMICFDWRFPESARKLALLGAQMICHPSNLVLPHCPDAMITRALENNVFTMTANRVGVEQRTGKSLKFIGHSRIIAPDGQVLAELGGEEAGFLAVDVAPELADNKMVTGRNDLFGDRRPEYY, encoded by the coding sequence ATGAGAGTGGCATTATATCAGAATTCACCCCGTTTCGGTCAAATCAGAGAGAATGTTGATATCGCCATTAAGACGGTGGAAGACTTTGACTTTGATATACTTGTATTTCCCGAGCTGTTTGCCTCCGGCTATCAGTTCCATGATCCTGATGAAGCGGCCGGGCTTGCCGATCCGGCTGGGGAGGGTTACACTTTTATGGCCCTGAAAGAGCTTTCGTTTCGCAAGAACTCCCTGATAATCTATGGCTTTCCGGAAAAGAAAGGAGAAAGACTGTATAATTCCGCCGCCGCCACTCTTCCTGACGGGATTTTTTATGTTTATCAGAAGACCCACCTTTTCGATACCGAAAAGGATATTTTTTCACCCGGTGCGACCGGCTTTTTTGTCTTCCCATTCCGGCAGTCAAAAATTGGAATGATGATATGTTTCGATTGGCGTTTCCCCGAATCGGCCCGAAAGCTTGCCCTCCTGGGAGCGCAGATGATCTGTCATCCTTCCAATCTGGTATTACCCCATTGTCCTGATGCCATGATAACCCGCGCGCTGGAAAACAACGTTTTCACCATGACCGCCAATCGAGTGGGGGTCGAACAGAGAACCGGCAAGTCGCTTAAATTCATCGGGCACTCCCGGATAATCGCACCTGATGGTCAGGTTCTGGCCGAACTGGGGGGTGAAGAAGCAGGCTTTCTGGCCGTCGATGTCGCTCCGGAACTGGCTGATAACAAAATGGTTACCGGGAGGAATGACCTGTTTGGGGATCGACGCCCGGAGTATTACTAA